The following are encoded together in the Coffea arabica cultivar ET-39 chromosome 1c, Coffea Arabica ET-39 HiFi, whole genome shotgun sequence genome:
- the LOC113720387 gene encoding subtilisin-like serine-protease S has product MKIHKLFALFLILRFGYIHAISTDAKHYIVYMGNHAHPSSESVIKDNHHMLASVIGSYEGAQDVIHHHYTKSFRGFSAMLTADQAQRLAEEESVVSVFQSKINKVQTTHSWKFLKVDSIQQYNHLPIKVKSDVIVGVIDSGIWPESKSFSDHGLGPVPKKFKGKCVPGEMFTLANCNRKIIGARYYFKGFEAQVGPLESFNGTFFRSARDSDGHGTHVASIVAGSLVPDVSLIEAAKGTARGGVPSARLAIYRACWFDICTDADMLSALDDAIHDGVDVLSTAVGPQPPQPSYFHDAVSIGAFHAFQKGILVSASVGNGFFAQTATNVAPWILTVAASTMDREFQSNIGLGNSKIIKGFGLNPSNLESASGLIAGSDAAAPGIPPRNASFCQINSLDPNLVKGKIVVCTVEKITDNATQLGVYTRNIGGVGMILVEPLAQDLVFQFGTQATLIGQDELEEIQKYIATERNPVAAIYQTKTVLATKPAPEIAAFSSKGPNIITPDIIKPDIAAPGVNILAAWSPVALFFSGLHPVDYDVISGSSLAAAHVAAVAAIIKTSHPSWSPAAIKSAMMTTATVLDNTGNCIRRHPDDTCATPFDYGSGHVNPVAAIQPGLIYDLDSNDVIDFLCSYGATAAQLKNLTSQIFRCKSPSRPSYDFNYPSIGVSNMNGSLSVQRTVTYYGKGSTQYISKIEQPSGVHVTVTPSVLKFTNAGDKMSFTANFTPSKASNGSFVFGALTWSNAIHTVRSPIAVNVLSL; this is encoded by the exons ATGAAGATACACAAACTTTTCGCTCTTTTCCTAATCCTGAGATTCGGATACATACATGCAATCAGCACTGATGCAAAG CATTACATAGTTTACATGGGGAATCATGCTCACCCAAGCTCAGAGTCCGTGATCAAGGATAACCATCATATGCTTGCTTCAGTAATTGGAAG ttatgaaggtGCACAGGATGTGATCCATCACCATTACACCAAAAGCTTTAGAGGATTTTCTGCTATGTTAACAGCTGATCAAGCCCAGCGGCTGGCAG AAGAGGAATCGGTTGTATCTGTGTTCCAGAGTAAGATAAACAAGGTTCAAACAACACACTCGTGGAAGTTTCTGAAAGTAGACTCAATTCAACAATACAATCACTTGCCAATAAAAGTTAAATCTGATGTAATTGTTGGTGTCATCGATAGTG GAATTTGGCCAGAATCGAAAAGCTTCAGTGATCATGGCTTGGGTCCTGTTCCTAAGAAATTCAAGGGGAAATGTGTACCTGGAGAAATGTTCACTTTGGCCAATTGCAACAG gaaaataataggAGCTAGATACTATTTCAAAGGATTTGAAGCACAGGTTGGACCTCTCGAGTCATTCAACGGGACATTTTTCCGATCAGCTCGAGATAGCGACGGACATGGAACACATGTTGCTTCCATTGTAGCTGGCTCCTTGGTCCCAGATGTGAGCTTAATCGAGGCAGCAAAAGGCACAGCAAGAGGAGGTGTACCAAGTGCTAGACTAGCCATCTACAGGGCTTGTTGGTTTGATATATGCACTGATGCAGATATGCTCTCTGCCCTGGATGATGCAATTCATGATGGGGTTGATGTTTTGTCTACTGCTGTCGGTCCTCAACCGCCCCAACCTAGCTATTTCCATGACGCGGTGTCAATTGGGGCTTTTCATGCATTTCAGAAAGGAATTCTTGTTTCTGCATCTGTAGGGAATGGTTTTTTCGCACAAACTGCAACCAATGTTGCTCCATGGATCCTTACAGTTGCTGCCAGCACCATGGACCGTGAATTTCAGTCCAACATCGGCCTTGGGAACTCAAAAATAATAAAG GGTTTTGGTCTAAATCCATCAAACTTGGAGAGTGCTTCTGGTTTAATAGCTGGAAGTGATGCAGCAGCTCCAGGAATTCCCCCTAGAAATGCAAG CTTTTGCCAGATAAACAGCCTAGATCCGAACTTGGTTAAGGGAAAAATAGTAGTCTGCACAGTTGAAAAGATTACAGACAATGCAACACAATTAGGTGTCTATACACGAAACATTGGAGGTGTAGGAATGATACTTGTTGAACCACTTGCCCAAGATCTCGTCTTTCAATTTGGAACCCAAGCCACTCTGATAGGTCAAGAtgaattggaagaaattcagaAGTATATAGCTACTGAAAG GAATCCAGTGGCTGCCATATACCAAACCAAGACTGTTCTAGCCACTAAACCAGCACCAGAGATTGCAGCATTTTCTTCGAAGGGTCCAAACATTATTACTCCAGATATAATAAAA CCAGATATAGCAGCACCAGGAGTGAATATTCTTGCAGCATGGTCTCCAGTAGCTCTTTTTTTCTCTGGCTTACACCCTGTTGACTATGACGTAATCTCCGGTAGCTCCCTGGCTGCAGCACATGTGGCTGCAGTGGCTGCCATAATAAAGACTTCCCACCCTTCCTGGAGCCCAGCAGCAATAAAGTCTGCGATGATGACAACAG CTACAGTCCTAGATAACACCGGAAATTGCATCAGAAGACATCCAGATGACACTTGTGCAACTCCATTTGACTATGGATCTGGGCACGTAAATCCAGTCGCAGCAATTCAGCCTGGACTAATCTACGACCTGGATTCCAATGATGTAATTGATTTCCTCTGCAGTTATGGTGCAACAGCAGCACAGTTGAAAAACTTAACCAGTCAAATCTTTAGATGCAAAAGCCCTTCTAGACCTTCCTATGATTTTAACTATCCTTCAATTGGAGTCTCCAACATGAATGGTAGTTTATCAGTGCAGAGAACTGTTACCTACTATGGTAAAGGATCAACACAATACATCTCAAAAATAGAACAACCAAGTGGTGTACATGTTACAGTCACCCCTAGTGTGCTAAAGTTCACAAATGCAGGGGACAAGATGTCATTTACGGCAAATTTTACGCCCTCAAAGGCCAGTAATGGAAGCTTTGTTTTTGGGGCTTTGACATGGAGTAATGCAATACACACAGTCAGGAGTCCCATTGCAGTTAATGTGCTATCTCTATAA
- the LOC113720382 gene encoding pentatricopeptide repeat-containing protein At2g27610-like has product MILRPSLRRLKILGHSEILVRTHYSVLSQAIAFDSDVSAEGAGPWEFYNAYEPFGESSKRDISHYNHMLFECSRNNSYIEALDLFKCMHRLGVLIERSSFSCVLKVCGCLNDVAVGRQVHCQCIKAGLLDDVSVGTSLVDMYMKTKSIADAECMFGKMEEKNVVSWTSLLTGFASNKLNDRAIEVFRMMLLDRIRPNPYTFSTILGALADDGAVGKGAQVHAMIVKNGVESTVYVANSLINMYSKSGMAREASAVFCGMEDRNAVSWNGMIAGLVTNGHDLEALDVFYRMRLSGLNLTQMTFAPAIKLCARLRELTFARQLHSRVIRHGFEFDPNISTALMVSYTKCGEMDDALKLFSVVQRGQSVVSWTAMISGYLQNGGKEQAVELFGQMRREGVSPNHFTYSAILTAHPVISLFQMHAVVIKTNYENVPSVGTALLDAYVKIGNANEAAKVFDMMEDKDIVAWSAMLAGYAQAEDTESAVRVFCQMAKEGVRPNEYTFSSVINACNTPTAAVEQGKQFHASSIKSGYNNALCVSSALVTMYAKRGNIESANEVFKRQKERDLVSWNSMISGYAQHGYGKKALMVFEDMRRKKLAMDNITFIGVISACTHAGLVKEGENYFDMMVKDLQIPPTMETYSCMVDLYSRAGMLEQAVALINGMPFPAGATVWRTLLAACRVHRNIELGKLAAEKLISLQPQDSAAYVLLSNLYAVAGNWKARAKVRKLMDLRKIRKEIGYSWIEVKKKTYSFVAGDVSHPLSDRIYMKLEELGIRLKDAGYQPDTNFVLHDVEDELKETILSQHSERLAIAFGLIMTSPGIQIQIVKNLRVCGDCHTVIKLISKIESREIIVRDSNRFHHFKGGLCSCGDYW; this is encoded by the coding sequence ATGATTCTACGACCCTCTCTGAGAAGACTAAAGATTCTTGGACATTCTGAAATTCTAGTTCGAACCCATTACTCGGTTCTGTCGCAAGCCATAGCCTTTGATTCTGATGTATCGGCGGAGGGAGCTGGACCTTGGGAATTTTATAATGCGTACGAACCGTTTGGTGAAAGTTCCAAGAGGGACATTTCTCATTACAACCATATGCTTTTCGAGTGCTCTCGCAATAATTCCTACATAGAAGCTTTGGATCTATTCAAGTGCATGCATCGTTTGGGCGTTTTAATTGAAAGGTCGAGTTTTTCTTGTGTCTTGAAGGTCTGTGGATGCCTGAACGACGTTGCAGTTGGAAGACAAGTGCATTGTCAGTGCATCAAAGCTGGGTTGCTCGATGATGTTAGTGTGGGCACTTCTCTTGTTGATATGTATATGAAGACGAAGAGTATTGCTGATGCAGAGTGTATGTTTGGCAAGATGGAGGAGAAGAATGTTGTCTCATGGACGTCATTACTTACAGGTTTTGCAAGTAATAAACTGAATGATAGAGCTATAGAAGTTTTCAGAATGATGCTACTGGACAGAATCAGACCTAACCCTTATACGTTTTCCACCATTCTTGGAGCGCTAGCTGATGATGGCGCGGTTGGGAAGGGAGCTCAGGTTCATGCGATGATTGTTAAGAATGGCGTTGAGTCAACTGTATATGTGGCAAACTCCTTGATTAACATGTACTCAAAATCAGGTATGGCTAGAGAGGCTAGTGCTGTTTTTTGTGGAATGGAGGACAGGAATGCTGTTTCATGGAATGGGATGATTGCTGGTCTTGTGACAAATGGGCATGATCTGGAAGCTCTTGATGTGTTTTACAGAATGAGGCTCTCTGGTCTGAACCTTACTCAAATGACATTTGCTCCAGCCATTAAGTTATGTGCAAGGCTTAGAGAATTGACTTTTGCCAGACAGCTTCATTCACGGGTTATTCGacatgggtttgaatttgatccTAACATTAGTACAGCTCTTATGGTGTCGTACACCAAGTGTGGTGAGATGGATGATGCCTTAAAGTTGTTCTCTGTTGTGCAGAGAGGTCAGAGTGTGGTCTCTTGGACAGCAATGATCAGCGGGTACTTGCAGAATGGTGGAAAAGAGCAAGCTGTCGAGCTTTTTGGCCAAATGAGAAGGGAAGGTGTGTCACCAAACCATTTCACGTACTCTGCTATCCTTACTGCACATCCTGTTATTTCTCTGTTTCAAATGCATGCAGTAGTCATCAAAACAAACTATGAGAACGTGCCTTCGGTAGGAACAGCATTACTAGATGCTTATGTTAAGATAGGAAATGCTAATGAGGCTGCAAAAGTTTTTGACATGATGGAAGATAAAGATATTGTTGCATGGTCTGCAATGTTGGCTGGTTATGCTCAAGCAGAAGACACTGAGAGCGCGGTAAGAGTTTTTTGCCAGATGGCAAAGGAAGGGGTTAGACCAAATGAATATACATTCTCTAGTGTCATTAATGCATGTAACACACCTACTGCAGCAGTGGAACAAGGGAAACAATTCCATGCCAGTTCCATAAAGTCAGGATATAATAATGCCTTGTGTGTTAGTAGTGCTCTTGTGACAATGTATGCAAAAAGAGGTAATATAGAGAGCGCAAATGAGGTCTTCAAGAGGCAGAAGGAGAGGGATTTGGTCTCGTGGAACTCGATGATCTCAGGATACGCACAACATGGTTATGGAAAGAAGGCTTTAATGGTTTTTGAGGatatgagaagaaaaaaattagcaATGGATAACATAACATTCATAGGTGTCATTTCTGCCTGTACTCATGCAGGACTGGTGAAAGAAggtgaaaattattttgacatGATGGTCAAAGATCTTCAGATTCCACCTACAATGGAGACCTACTCCTGCATGGTTGACTTATATAGTCGAGCTGGAATGCTGGAACAAGCTGTGGCTCTCATTAATGGGATGCCCTTTCCTGCTGGTGCAACAGTGTGGCGCACACTCTTGGCTGCTTGCCGAGTTCATCGAAATATAGAGCTAGGGAAACTTGCCGCAGAAAAACTCATTTCACTGCAGCCGCAAGACTCAGCGGCTTATGTACTCCTTTCTAACCTATACGCAGTGGCTGGAAATTGGAAAGCTCGAGCAAAAGTGAGAAAGCTCATGGATTTGAGGAAAATTAGAAAGGAAATTGGTTACAGCTGGATTGAGGTTAAGAAAAAGACATACTCATTCGTGGCCGGAGATGTTTCACATCCATTATCAGACCGTATTTATATGAAACTTGAAGAGTTAGGTATTCGCTTAAAGGATGCAGGATACCAACCAGATACTAATTTTGTACTTCATGACGTTGAGGATGAACTTAAAGAAACCATTCTTTCTCAGCATAGTGAAAGGTTGGCAATTGCTTTTGGATTAATTATGACATCACCTGGAATTCAGATTCAGATTGTTAAGAATCTTAGAGTTTGTGGTGATTGCCATACTGTGATTAAGTTGATATCAAAGATTGAAAGCAGAGAAATTATTGTGAGGGACTCAAATAGATTTCACCACTTCAAAGGTGGATTATGCTCTTGTGGGGACTATTGGTAA